In the genome of Fusarium fujikuroi IMI 58289 draft genome, chromosome FFUJ_chr02, one region contains:
- a CDS encoding probable histidinol-phosphate transaminase → MAPFNLESSISLRARACCPSPALEQRLTFPSDYKDDGTNILLDANENAYGPSLSSDVAEKAANGVEVDLLGLHRYPDPHQEPLKKQLCELRNTHAHTDKTLKPENLFVGVGSDEAIDALLRCFCVPGKDRILTCPPTYGMYSVSAQVNDVALVKVPLLEAPTFSIDVPAVMEALTKESNIKLVYLCSPGNPTGSVLAKSDVQQILDHPTWNGVVVLDEAYIDFAPEDASLAEWVTEFPNLVVMQTLSKAFGMAGIRLGAAFTSPPIARLLNSLKAPYNISSPTSALASYAVSEKGLAIMRDHRARLLEQRDRLIKELPKIPGVGRLRGGTESNFLLYEMLNSASEPDNTVALAVYEKLAEGKGVVVRFRGKEHGCQGCLRITVGTDAEVTRFLESLKTTLAEVRGS, encoded by the exons ATGGCTCCCTTCAACCTCGAAAGCT CCATATCGCTGCGCGCGAGAGCATGTTGCCCCTCCCCCGCATTAGAGCAACGACTAACTTTCCCCAGCGACTACAAGGATGACGGCACCAATATCCTTCTCGATGCAAATGAGAACGCGTACGGACCTTCTCTGAGTTCAGACGTCGCAGAGAAGGCTGCCAATGGTGTGGAGGTAGACCTGCTGGGCCTGCATCGTTATCCTGATCCTCACCAGGagccgttgaagaagcagctctGCGAGCTGCGAAACACCCACGCCCACACAGACAAGACGCTCAAGCCTGAGAATTTGTTTGTGGGTGTTGGTAGTGATGAGGCTATCGATGCTCTCCTGCGATGCTTCTGCGTTCCTGGAAAGGACCGCATCCTTACCTGCCCCCCTACGTATGGCATGTATTCTGTGTCTGCACAGGTCAACGACGTGGCTCTCGTCAAAGTTCCCCTCTTAGAAGCCCCCACCTTCAGCATAGACGTTCCAGCTGTCATGGAAGCCCTGACAAAGGAGTCCAACATCAAACTTGTCTACCTTTGCTCGCCTGGAAACCCCACTGGATCAGTCCTTGCCAAGTCCGACGTTCAGCAGATTCTAGATCACCCAACATGGAACGGCGTTGTCGTTCTCGACGAAGCATATATCGATTTTGCACCCGAAGATGCTTCTCTGGCTGAATGGGTGACCGAGTTTCCTAACCTCGTCGTCATGCAAACCCTCTCCAAAGCCTTTGGTATGGCTGGCATCCGACTCGGTGCTGCATTCACATCACCCCCTATTGCACgacttctcaacagcctcaaggcTCCTTACAACATCTCCAGCCCTACAAGTGCCCTCGCGTCCTACGCTGTCTCCGAAAAGGGACTCGCTATTATGCGAGACCATCGTGCGCGCCTTCTAGAGCAGCGTGATCGTCTTATCAAGGAACTTCCAAAGATCCCTGGTGTTGGTCGTCTACGAGGTGGCACTGAAAGCAACTTTTTGCTTTATGAAATGCTTAATTCTGCAAGCGAGCCGGATAATACTGTCGCGTTGGCCGTATatgagaagcttgctgagggTAAGGGTGTCGTTGTGCGATTCAGAGGAAAAGAGCACGGATGCCAAGGTTGTCTACGAATTACAGTCGGCACAGACGCCGAGGTGACAAGATTTCTGGAGTCACTAAAGACGACGTTGGCTGAGGTGAGAGGCTCATAA
- a CDS encoding related to DFG5 protein: MKLLALASLASVAIATKTPPSSLDTANPDSIRDVAGTLAFDAMKYYSGNTSSVPKDLGDLQDPYYWWVAGALWGVMLDYYHLTGDYSYNDVVIQALLGPTNLGAGKDYMPAEHADEEGNDDLFFWGSAVLSAAERNFPQPNKNLPSWLDISINVFNELAGRWNTTACGGGLLWQIYPSNPNGMTYKNSVSNGGFFQLAARLARITGDNKYLDWALKIWDWSWEVGFIDHRNYHVYDGASVEDNCQKTTYHSFTYTSGIYLYGAAVLANYTEKPEWVDRSKRLLEGTDWFFSPFPNATNVMYEAACETVNTCNDDMSTFKGYLARFMYLSIQMQPALKEHVHAHLLPSAKAAVQTCTGGKSGRECGMRWYNSGFDGNPGLGQQMCALEAVQGLLLSDAPAPLKGDDVKVVRSTDWAAMEKDDSKIKSTPTSSSETSSATAAQPTKSEDAASIPRADLVLASVSIGSVLVFLGWA, translated from the exons ATGAAGCTCCTCGCCTTGGCCAGTTTGGCTTCTGTAGCCATCGCTACCAAAACGCCTCCCAGTTCACTTGACACTGCAAATCCAG ATTCAATCCGAGATGTAGCAGGCACCCTCGCCTTCGATGCCATGAAGTATTATAGTGGCAACACATCATCAGTACCCAAAGATCTCGGCGACCTTCAAGATCCATACTACTGGTGGGTAGCTGGTGCCCTATGGGGTGTCATGCTCGACTACTACCACCTTACCGGAGATTACAGTTACAATGATGTTGTCATCCAGGCTCTTCTGGGGCCTACAAATCTCGGCGCTGGTAAGGACTACATGCCTGCAGAGCATGCCGACGAGGAGGGTAACgatgatctcttcttctggggcTCAGCTGTCCTCTCCGCTGCTGAGCGAAACTTCCCTCAGCCCAACAAGAACCTCCCATCATGGCTCGATATCAGCATCAACGTTTTCAACGAGCTTGCGGGCCGATGGAATACAACAGCTTGTGGCGGTGGCCTCTTGTGGCAGATCTACCCAAGTAACCCGAATGGCATGACATACAAAAACTCAGTCAGCAATGGCGGTTTCTTCCAACTCGCAGCACGTTTAGCTCGTATCACTGGCGACAACAAATATCTCGACTGGGCTCTCAAGATCTGGGACTGGTCCTGGGAAGTCGGCTTCATTGATCACCGCAATTATCACGTCTATGACGGAGCCAGTGTAGAAGACAACTGCCAGAAGACAACATACCATTCTTTTACTTATACCAGCGGTATATATCTTTACGGCGCGGCGGTTCTGGCCAACTACACTGAGAAGCCAGAATGGGTCGATCGCTCAAAGCGTCTCTTAGAGGGCACCGATTGGTTCTTTTCGCCATTTCCCAACGCGACCAATGTCATGTACGAAGCTGCTTGCGAGACTGTCAACACATGCAACGACGACATGTCCACCTTCAAGGGTTATCTAGCACGATTCATGTACCTGTCTATTCAGATGCAGCCCGCTCTGAAGGAGCATGTCCATGCTCATCTTCTCCCAtcggccaaggctgctgtccAAACATGCACAGGGGGGAAGTCTGGCCGTGAGTGTGGTATGAGATGGTATAACTCCGGTTTCGATGGAAATCCCGGTCTTGGGCAGCAAATGTGTGCGCTTGAAGCTGTTCAGGGCCTGCTGCTAAGTGATGCTCCTGCGCCGCTCAAGGGCGATGATGTCAAGGTCGTCCGCAGCACAGACTGGGCTGCCATGGAAAAGGACGATTCCAAAATTAAGAGTacaccaacatcctcatcagagACATCATCAGCAACTGCAGCTCAGCCTACAAAGAGTGAAGATGCGGCTAGCATCCCCCGGGCGGATCTCGTTCTGGCTTCGGTCAGTATCGGAAGTGTCTTGGTGTTCTTGGGATGGGCCTAA
- a CDS encoding related to CYC8-general repressor of transcription, with protein MYSAGYGFSNNAAPSFNNPAPQQQSGAQPAAQQMMYNQQQQFAGMTPQGGFNPGANPQMMGAGPGGMMPNAGMQHMAANGQMAGFQQQFAGNPYGQVVPSSVAPQNFAPNYMMGGGMQGFPMNQPGMPQNPQMMQRLQQQQQAQAQAQQQQQQQQQQQQQQQQAANPAGMGQVSTPQRPPSAAQGTPNNALPSQQGQFPTPQPPSQSQTPTNQQSQQPQSQQQQQQTQQAPAQAQGQQPQQPVSAGLSTPQTPTFSTNQGPAANGTLTAAPLSPGTESRDKERFALLLDINHELLYESIQIQATQQELKKESAAAGNPADKKPTEEETQLQQDYLQCMRRLQANLSYMAALADRKPEVKVPPCPAYLTAPALTLSLKLRAPAVGPEGADNNIDPVADREERNNSIRDLYSRLQAVFPGIDPKREPAYRMNTQGGQKPGMMGSQASPTAQRTPKITNMGAPPMP; from the exons ATGTACTCCGCCGGCTACGGCTTTAGCAACAATGCTGCTCCCTCTTTCAACAACCCTGCCCCACAACAGCAGTCCGGAGCCCAGCCAGCCGCTCAGCAGATGATGTAtaaccagcagcagcagttcgCCGGCATGACGCCTCAAGGAGGCTTTAACCCTGGCGCGAATCCTCAAATGATGGGTGCTGGTCCAGGAGGCATGATGCCAAACGCAGGAATGCAGCATATGGCTGCCAATGGCCAGA TGGCAGGTTTCCAACAGCAGTTCGCTGGTAACCCTTACGGTCAAGTCGTTCCCTCGTCGGTCGCTCCTCAGAATTTCGCGCCAAATTATATGATGGGCGGAGGCATGCAGGGCTTCCCAATGAACCAGCCCGGGATGCCCCAGAATCCTCAAATGATGCAGCGattgcaacagcaacagcaagcacAGGCTCaagcgcagcagcagcaacaacaacagcagcagcagcaacaacaacaacaacaagctGCTAACCCCGCTGGCATGGGCCAGGTATCGACCCCTCAAAGACCCCCGAGCGCCGCACAAGGAACACCAAACAATGCTCTGCCTTCGCAGCAGGGTCAATTTCCGACTCCTCAGCCTCCCTCTCAAAGCCAGACCCCCACGAATCAGCAGTCCCAACAACCACAgtcgcaacagcagcagcagcagactcaACAAGCTCCGGCACAGGCGCAAGGGCAGCAGCCCCAACAACCCGTATCTGCCGGATTATCGACACCCCAGACGCCAACCTTCTCGACTAATCAAGGACCGGCTGCCAATGGAACTTTAACAGCGGCTCCCCTTAGCCCCGGTACCGAATCTCGAGATAAAGAACGATTCGCATTGTTGCTCGATATCAACCACGAGCTTCTCTATGAATCTATACAAATCCAGGCAACCCAACAAGaactgaagaaggagagcgCTGCAGCTGGAAACCCTGCCGATAAAAAACCGACAGAAGAGGAGACGCAACTACAGCAAGACTATCTCCA ATGTATGAGGAGATTGCAAGCAAACTTGTCGTATATGGCCGCACTTGCAGATCGGAAGCCCGAAGTTAAAGTTCCGCCCTGTCCAGCATACCTCACTGCCCCTGCTCTGACTCTTTCGCTCAAACTCCGGGCCCCAGCTGTAGGACCTGAAGGTGCAGACAACAACATCGACCCGGTCGCTGACCGTGAAGAGCGAAACAATAGCATAAGGGACCTGTATTCAAGATTACAGGCTGTCTTCCCCGGCATTGACCCGAAGAGAGAACCAGCTTACCGTATGAATACACAAGGCGGCCAGAAGCCTGGTATGATGGGAAGCCAGGCCAGCCCGACAGCACAAAGGACGCCCAAGATCACGAATATGGGGGCACCTCCTATGCCCTAA
- a CDS encoding probable URA2-multifunctional pyrimidine biosynthesis protein: MALVSQPPASARQIGAEDDGLVCLELEDGSSFQGYSFGAQKSIAGELVFQTGMVGYPESVTDPSYRGQILVITFPLVGNYGVPSREAMDELLGDLPAHFESSEIHIAGLVTASYAGEDFSHFLAKSSLGTWLKEQGVPAMYGVDTRSLTKRIREKGSMLGKMRLETRGLTNGSANGQADDALAALPTDNFEQVEWVNPNTKNLVAEVSIKAPKLYKPPTSVARKHPSGRTIRVLCLDVGMKFNQLRCFLKRGVEVLVCPWDYDIASAIDEFDGLFLSNGPGDPAMLDNVVKNIAAVLEKNEIPVFGICLGHQLLARAAGATTKKMKFGNRGHNIPCTSMVTGKCHITSQNHGFAVDTDSLTNGWKELFVNANDGSNEGIFHTEKPYFSVQFHPESTPGPRDTEFLFDVFINTMANCAEKPELLKAPVSFPGGTIEENERLHPRVSVRKVLVLGSGGLSIGQAGEFDYSGSQAIKALKEEGIYTVLINPNIATIQTSKGLADKVYFLPVNADFVRKVIQYERPDAIYVTFGGQTALQVGIQLKDEFESLGVKVLGTPIDTIITTEDRELFARSMDSIGEKCAKSASANNIDEAMHVVKDIGFPVIVRAAYALGGLGSGFANNEEELMELCNKAFAASPQVLIERSMKGWKEIEYEVVRDAQDNCITVCNMENFDPLGIHTGDSIVVAPSQTLSDEDYNMLRTTAVNVIRHLGVVGECNIQYALNPFSREYCIIEVNARLSRSSALASKATGYPLAFIAAKLGLGIPLKEIKNSVTKSTCACFEPSLDYVVVKMPRWDLKKFTRVSTQLGSSMKSVGEVMSIGRSFEEAIQKAIRAIDFHNLGFNETEALMSIEDELQTPSDQRLFAIANAMHEGYTVDKIWELTKIDKWFLRKLKGLSDFAKRMACYSTTDIITSPSILLQAKRLGFSDRQLAKFWSSNEIAVRRLRLEAGIQPFVKQIDTVAAEFPAFTNYLYMTYNASDHDVNFDDHGVMVLGSGVYRIGSSVEFDWCSVRAIRTLRATGFKTIMVNYNPETVSTDYDEADKLYFENINLETVLDIYQLENSSGVLGAMGGQTPNNIALPLHRAGVKVLGTSPEMIDNAENRYKFSRMLDRIEVDQPTWKELTSFAEAQEFCNAVSYPVLVRPSYVLSGAAMNTVYSEKDLKNYLDQAAEVSREHPVVITKYIENAKEIEMDAVAKDGKVIGHFISEHVENAGVHSGDATLILPPQDLEATTIERIEEATRKIGQALNVTGPFNIQFIAKDNDIKVIECNVRASRSFPFVSKVMGVDLIEMATKAIMGQPFQAYPPTDLAPNCVGVKVPQFSFSRLSGADPVLGVEMASTGEVACFGVDKNEAYLKALMSTGFKIPKKNILLSIGSYKDKREMLPSVQKLEKLGYKLFATSGTADFLQEHGVQCQYLEVLGKEEDRSSEFSLTQHLAKNTIDLYINLPSNNKYRRPANYMSKGYQTRRMAVDYQIPLVTNVKNAKILVEAIARHFELEVSKRDYQTSHRTIVLPGLINIAAFVPGIATASNDDLQTVTKASISAGFSMIRVMPLGVDGAITDALTLKTAQLNSRRGGYCDYNFSVAATSDNADQISHVTGEVGSLFIPFNHLSGNISKVAAVTAHFDSWPTHKPIVTDAKLTDLASILLLASLHNRRIHVTSVTNKDDIKLIALSKAKGLQVTCDVSIYSLYLSRDEYPECERLPTVADQKALWQHMSTIDVFSIGSLPYRLATSLGHKGDPHMGISDALPLLLTSVAEGRLTVDDIKDRLYTNPMEIFELHDQSGTTIEAEIDRPYTVAPGTFWSPFVGRTMRGSVQRVTFQNTTVCLDGEVLPVSPQGKDMSSHIAPPMSPPVKPTTSIAQATDSPQARRMSMLGGFQPLNRLRGVDTGAVGATLPSPARGAAPFEELAPGLQLQPLVSSSLQQLLAQPSSFKNTHVLSVKSYSRADLHLLFTVAQEMRLGVQREGVLNILRGRVLTTLFYEPSTRTSASFDAAMQRLGGRTIAISTSHSSVQKGETLQDTLRTLACYGDAVVLRHPEETSVHVAEKYSPVPVINGGNGSKEHPTQAFLDLFTIREELGTVQGLTITFLGDLLYGRPVHSLVYLLRHYHVQVQLVAPKALALPPKVREQLVASGQLLCESETLTPEILARSDVLYCTRVQRERFPTEEEYQRVKNSYRVDNASLKHAKSSSIVMHPLPRNEEVAEEVDFDQRAAYFRQMRYGLYCRMALLALVMADS, from the exons ATGGCTTTGGTTTCTCAGCCTCCCGCCTCTGCGCGTCAGATTGGCGCCGAGGATGATGGCCTCGTTTGcctcgagcttgaagatggctCCTCCTTCCAGGGCTACAGCTTTGGTGCTCAGAAGAGCATTGCTGGAGAGCTGGTCTTCCAAACGGGTATGGTTGGCTATCCTGAGTCCGTAACGGATCCTTCATACCGCGGCCAGATTCTCGTCATCACTTTCCCTCTTGTCGGAAACTATGGTGTTCCTTCGCGCGAGGCCATGGATGAGCTCCTCGGCGATCTGCCAGCTCACTTCGAGTCTAGCGAAATCCACATTGCTGGCCTAGTCACAGCTTCTTATGCTGGCGAAGACTTCTCCCACTTCTTGGCCAAATCCTCTCTGGGCACATGGCTCAAGGAGCAGGGCGTTCCCGCCATGTACGGCGTTGACACTCGCTCTTTGACCAAGAGAATCCGTGAGAAGGGTAGCATGTTGGGTAAGATGCGCCTCGAGACCCGTGGCCTGACCAATGGTTCTGCCAACGGCCAGGCTGACGATGCCTTGGCTGCTTTGCCTACCGACAACTTTGAGCAGGTCGAATGGGTCAacccaaacaccaagaacttgGTGGCCGAAG TTTCCATTAAGGCTCCCAAGCTCTACAAGCCTCCGACCTCGGTCGCCCGTAAGCACCCCTCTGGGCGTACTATCCGTGTTTTGTGCCTCGATGTCGGTATGAAGTTTAACCAGCTGAGGTGCTTCCTCAagcgtggtgttgaggtccTTGTCTGTCCTTGGGACTACGATATCGCCAGCGCCATTGACGAGTTCGACGGTCTCTTCCTTTCCAATGGTCCCGGTGACCCCGCTATGCTCGACAACGTCGTTAAGAACATCGCTGCCGTCCTCGAGAAGAACGAAATCCCCGTTTTTGGTATCTGCTTGGGACATCAGCTCCTCGCCCGTGCTGCTGGtgccaccaccaagaagatgaagttcgGTAACCGTGGTCACAACATTCCTTGTACCAGCATGGTTACTGGAAAATGTCACATCACTTCTCAGAACCACGGTTTCGCTGTCGACACTGACAGCCTGACCAATGGCTGGAAAGAGCTCTTTGTCAACGCCAATGATGGCAGTAACGAGGGTATCTTCCATACTGAGAAGCCCTACTTCAGTGTGCAGTTCCACCCCGAGAGCACCCCTGGTCCTCGCGACACCGAGTTCCTCTTTGATGTGTTCATTAACACCATGGCCAACTGCGCTGAGAAGCCCGAGCTCCTCAAGGCTCCTGTCAGCTTCCCTGGCGGCACCATCGAGGAGAATGAGCGTCTTCACCCCCGCGTCTCCGTTCGCAAGGTCCTCGTTCTTGGCAGTGGTGGTCTCAGCATTGGTCAGGCTGGTGAGTTTGATTACTCTGGTAGTCAAGCTATCAAGGCTTTGAAGGAAGAGGGTATCTACACTGttctcatcaaccccaaCATTGCCACTATCCAGACCTCAAAGGGCTTGGCTGACAAGGTTTACTTCCTCCCTGTCAACGCCGACTTCGTTCGAAAGGTCATCCAGTATGAGCGACCTGATGCTATCTATGTGACCTTCGGTGGCCAGACCGCCCTTCAAGTCGGTATCCAGCTCAAGGATGAGTTCGAGTCTCTCGGtgtcaaggtccttggtaCTCCGatcgacaccatcatcaccactgaGGATCGTGAGCTCTTTGCCCGAAGCATGGACTCTATTGGCGAGAAGTGTGCAAAGTCCGCCTCAGCCAACAACATCGATGAGGCTATGCACGTCGTAAAGGACATTGGCTTCCCCGTTATTGTGCGTGCTGCCTATGCCCTTGGTGGTCTCGGCAGTGGCTTCGCCAACAATGAGGAGGAACTGATGGAACTCTGCAACAAAGCTTTCGCCGCCAGTCCCCAAGTTCTGATTGAACGTAGTATGAAGGGCTGGAAGGAGATCGAGTACGAGGTAGTCCGTGATGCTCAAGACAACTGCATTACAGTCTGTAACATGGAGAACTTCGACCCTCTCGGTATCCACACTGGTGACTCTATTGTTGTCGCTCCCTCGCAGACCTTGTCTGATGAAGACTACAATATGTTGCGAACAACAGCTGTTAATGTTATTCGCCATCTTGGCGTTGTCGGAGAGTGTAACATTCAGTATGCCCTGAACCCCTTTTCCCGCGAGTACTGCATTATCGAGGTCAACGCTCGTCTGTCTCGATCTTCTGCTCTCGCCTCCAAGGCTACAGGTTACCCTCTGGCCTTTATCGCTGCtaagcttggtcttggtattCCTCTCAAGGAGATTAAAAACTCAGTCACCAAGTCCACCTGTGCTTGCTTCGAGCCCTCGCTCGATTACGTCGTGGTCAAGATGCCTCGATGGGATCTCAAGAAGTTTACCCGCGTGTCCACTCAGCTTGGTTCCTCTATGAAGAGTGTGGGTGAAGTCATGAGTATTGGTCGATCTTTCGAGGAGGCCATCCAGAAGGCTATCCGAGCCATTGATTTCCACAACCTCGGCTTCAATGAGACGGAGGCCCTTATGAGcattgaggatgagctcCAGACCCCCTCTGACCAGCGTCTATTTGCCATCGCCAACGCCATGCACGAGGGATACACTGTCGACAAGATTTGGGAGTTGACCAAGATCGATAAGTGGTTCCTCCGCAAGCTTAAGGGCTTGAGCGACTTCGCCAAGAGAATGGCTTGCTACAGCACAaccgacatcatcaccagcccCTCTATCCTTCTCCAGGCCAAGCGCCTGGGTTTCAGTGATCGTCAGCTCGCCAAATTCTGGAGCTCCAACGAGATTGCTGTCCGTCGCCTGCGACTTGAGGCTGGTATCCAGCCCTTCGTCAAGCAGATTGATACCGTCGCTGCTGAATTCCCTGCCTTTACAAACTACCTCTACATGACCTACAATGCCTCTGATCATGATGTCAACTTCGACGATCACGGTGTTATGGTCCTCGGCTCTGGTGTTTACCGTATTGGTTCATCCGTCGAGTTCGATTGGTGCTCAGTCCGAGCTATTCGAACCCTTCGCGCTACCGGTTTCAAGACAATCATGGTCAACTATAATCCGGAGACGGTCAGTACAGATTACGACGAAGCTGATAAGCTTTActtcgagaacatcaacctCGAAACAGTCCTGGACATTTACCAGCTCGAGAACTCAAGCGGTGTTTTGGGTGCTATGGGTGGTCAAACCCCCAACAACATTGCACTCCCGCTACACCGTGCTGGTGTTAAGGTTCTGGGCACTTCTCCCGAGATGATTGACAATGCCGAGAACCGATACAAGTTCTCTCGTATGCTGGACCGCATTGAGGTCGATCAACCTACCTGGAAGGAGCTTACTAGCTTTGCTGAAGCTCAGGAGTTCTGTAACGCTGTTTCTTATCCCGTACTGGTTCGACCCTCGTACGTCCTCTCGGGTGCTGCCATGAACACAGTTTACTCcgagaaggatctcaagaactATCTAGACCAGGCTGCTGAAGTTTCTCGGGAGCACCCTGTCGTTATTACCAAGTACATCGAGAATgccaaggagattgagatggACGCCGTTGCCAAGGACGGTAAGGTCATTGGACACTTTATCTCCGAGCACGTCGAGAACGCTGGTGTTCACTCTGGTGATGCTACCCTTATCTTGCCTCCTCAAGATTTGGAAGCCACTACCATTGAGCGTATTGAGGAGGCTACTCGCAAGATTGGCCAGGCCCTCAACGTCACTGGCCCTTTCAACATTCAGTTCATTGCCAAGgacaacgacatcaaggTCATCGAGTGTAACGTTCGTGCCTCACGTTCGTTCCCCTTCGTGTCCAAGGTCATGGGTGTTGACTTGATCGAGATGGCCACCAAGGCCATTATGGGCCAGCCTTTCCAGGCTTATCCTCCCACCGATCTTGCCCCCAACTGCGTCGGTGTCAAGGTTCCTCAGTTCAGTTTCTCTCGTCTTTCCGGTGCCGATCCCGTACTGGGTGTCGAGATGGCCTCTACAGGCGAGGTTGCTTGCTTCGGTGTTGACAAGAATGAGGCCTATCTGAAGGCCTTGATGTCTACTGGTTTCAAGATccccaagaagaacatcCTCCTGTCCATTGGATCCTACAAGGACAAGCGTGAGATGCTTCCTTCTGttcagaagcttgagaagctcggcTACAAGCTGTTCGCCACTTCCGGTACCGCCGATTTCCTCCAGGAGCACGGTGTTCAGTGTCAATACCTTGAGGTTCTCGGTAAGGAGGAGGATCGCAGCTCTGAGTTCTCTCTCACCCAGCATCTGGCCAAGAACACCATTGATCTGTATATCAACTTGCCTTCCAACAACAAGTACCGTCGTCCTGCCAACTACATGAGCAAGGGTTACCAGACTCGACGGATGGCTGTTGATTACCAGATCCCTCTCGTTACCAACGTCAAGAACGCCAAGATCCTCGTTGAGGCCATTGCCCGTCACTTCGAGCTTGAAGTCTCTAAGCGCGATTACCAGACCAGCCACCGAACTATCGTGCTGCCTGGCCTAATCAATATCGCTGCTTTTGTTCCAGGCATCGCTACCGCCAGCAATGATGACCTTCAAACAGTCACCAAGGCCTCTATTTCTGCTGGTTTCAGTATGATCCGGGTTATGCCTCTGGGTGTTGATGGCGCCATCACTGATGCCCTCACTTTGAAGACCGCTCAGCTGAACAGCAGACGGGGTGGTTACTGTGACTACAACTTTTCTGTGGCCGCTACCTCAGACAATGCTGATCAGATCAGCCATGTTACCGGCGAGGTTGGCTCTCTCTTCATCCCCTTTAACCACCTCTCTGGCAACATTAGCAAGGTTGCGGCTGTCACTGCTCACTTTGATTCTTGGCCTACGCACAAGCCTATCGTCACCGATGCTAAGCTTACTGATTTGGCCTCtattcttctccttgccaGCCTCCACAACCGTCGCATCCACGTTACTTCGGTCACCAACAAGGACGATATCAAGCTTATCGCCCTTAGCAAGGCCAAGGGACTCCAAGTCACCTGCGACGTCTCGATCTACTCTCTATACCTCAGCCGTGACGAGTACCCTGAGTGTGAGCGTCTGCCCACTGTAGCTGATCAGAAGGCACTCTGGCAGCACATGTCAACCATTGATGTGTTCTCCATTGGTAGTCTGCCTTACCGCCTGGCTACTTCGCTTGGCCATAAGGGCGATCCTCATATGGGCATCTCTGATGCTCTCCCTCTGTTGCTCACTTCAGTTGCTGAGGGTCGTTTGACTGTTGACGACATCAAGGACCGCCTTTACACCAACCCTATGGAGATCTTCGAGCTCCACGATCAGTCTGGTACCACCattgaggctgagattgaCCGTCCCTACACCGTGGCTCCCGGTACCTTCTGGTCTCCCTTCGTGGGCCGCACTATGCGTGGATCTGTTCAGCGAGTCACTTTCCAGAACACCACTGTCTGCCTTGATGGTGAAGTCCTGCCTGTCTCGCCTCAGGGTAAGGACATGTCTTCGCATATTGCTCCTCCCATGTCGCCTCCAGTCAAGCCCACCACCTCAATCGCCCAAGCCACCGACTCTCCCCAAGCCCGCCGCATGTCCATGCTGGGTGGCTTCCAGCCTCTGAACCGTCTCCGTGGTGTCGATACTGGTGCTGTTGGTGCCACTCTACCTTCGCCTGCTCGTGGTGCTGCTCCTTTTGAGGAGCTCGCCCCGggcctccaactccaacctTTGGTCAGCTCTTCTCTGCAGCAGCTCCTGGCTCAACCTTCGTCGTTCAAGAACACACACGTCCTGTCCGTCAAGTCTTACAGCCGAGCTGATCTCCACCTGCTCTTCACCGTTGCTCAGGAGATGCGTCTTGGTGTCCAACGCGAGGGTGTCTTGAACATCCTTCGAGGCCGCGTTTTGACTACTCTCTTCTACGAGCCCTCTACTCGCACGTCGGCTTCGTTCGATGCTGCTATGCAGCGTCTTGGTGGACgcaccatcgccatctctACCTCTCACTCTTCTGTCCAAAAGGGTGAGACTCTCCAGGATACCCTCCGCACTCTGGCCTGCTATGGTGATGCTGTTGTCCTCCGTCACCCTGAGGAGACCAGCGTTCATGTTGCTGAGAAATACAGCCCTGTCCCTGTTATCAACGGTGGCAACGGCAGCAAGGAGCATCCCACGCAGGCtttccttgatctcttcacTATCCGTGAGGAGCTGGGTACCGTACAGGGCTTGACCATCACCTTCCTGGGTGATCTCCTCTATGGCCGACCTGTGCACTCCCTTGTGTACCTACTGCGACACTACCACGTCCAGGTCCAGCTGGTCGCCCCCAAGGCTCTGGCTTTGCCACCTAAGGTCCGAGAGCAGCTCGTTGCTTCCGGCCAACTTCTCTGCGAGTCTGAGACTCTCACACCTGAGATCCTGGCTCGCAGTGACGTCCTGTACTGCACACGTGTGCAGCGGGAGCGCTTCCCTACTGAGGAGGAGTACCAGCGCGTTAAGAACTCTTACCGAGTGGACAACGCTTCGCTCAAGCATGCCAAGAGCTCTTCAATTGTTATGCATCCTCTCCCCCGCAACGAGGAGGTTGCCGAGGAGGTCGACTTCGACCAGCGGGCTGCATACTTCCGACAG ATGCGCTATGGCCTCTACTGCCGCATGGCTCTGTTGGCGTTGGTTATGGCTGATTCGTAA